In the genome of Nocardioides sp. NBC_00368, the window TCAAGCTGATCTGCGCGCCCTTCCCGCGCCTCGGGCTCACGCTGCTGGTCGAGACCGGGCTGGCCGAGCTCGTGCTGCCCGAGCTGACCGCGCTGCGGATGGAGCGTGACGAGCACAACCGGCACAAGGACGTCTACGAGCACACCCTCACCGTGCTCGAGCAGTCGATCGACCAGGAGGCGCGTCTCGGCGGCGGGCCCGACTTCGTCTCCCGGTTCGCGGCGCTGATGCACGACGTGGGCAAGCCGCGCACGCGTAAGTTCCACGACGACGGGACCGTGTCGTTCCACCACCACGACGTCGTCGGCGCCAAGATGACCCGCAAGCGGATGAAGGCGCTGCGCTTCTCCAACGACGAGATCGAGGCGGTCTCCAAGCTCGTCGAGCTGCACCTGCGCTTCCACGGCTACGGCGACGGAGACTGGACCGACTCGGCGGTGCGGCGCTACGTCCGCGACGCCGGCGACCAGCTCGACCGTCTCCACGTGCTCACCCGCGCCGACTGCACCACCCGCAACCGCCGCAAGGCCGACCGCCTCGCCCGCACCTACGACGCCCTCGAGGCCCGTATCGAGCGGATCTCCGAGGAGGAGGAGCTCGCCGCCCTCCGCCCCGCGCTCGACGGCAACCAGATCATGTCGCTGCTCGGGATCGCGCCGGGTCGTGAGGTCGGGGCTGCGTACAAGTTCCTCATGGACCTGCGCCTCGACGAGGGCATCCTCTCCGAGGACGAGGCCGCCAAGCGGCTCCTCGACTGGTGGGCCGAGCGCTCCGCATAGCCCGTTCGGGCTATGTCGCTCGGGATGGTTGGG includes:
- a CDS encoding CCA tRNA nucleotidyltransferase, with protein sequence MSDSQLPPISVADVQRSVTAELDRIAPVIDSLGEAFAADGHELALVGGPVRDAMLGRPHNDLDFTTSARPEETEKILRTWGEALWDMGRDFGTIGTRKGPWQVEVTTYRSEAYSADSRKPAVAYGTSLADDLVRRDFTVNAMAVRLPGREVVDLYGGVVDLATRMLRTPGTPEDSFSDDPLRMMRAARFAAQLGFTVAPEVVAAMTDMASRISIISAERVRDELVKLICAPFPRLGLTLLVETGLAELVLPELTALRMERDEHNRHKDVYEHTLTVLEQSIDQEARLGGGPDFVSRFAALMHDVGKPRTRKFHDDGTVSFHHHDVVGAKMTRKRMKALRFSNDEIEAVSKLVELHLRFHGYGDGDWTDSAVRRYVRDAGDQLDRLHVLTRADCTTRNRRKADRLARTYDALEARIERISEEEELAALRPALDGNQIMSLLGIAPGREVGAAYKFLMDLRLDEGILSEDEAAKRLLDWWAERSA